One genomic segment of Odocoileus virginianus isolate 20LAN1187 ecotype Illinois chromosome 17, Ovbor_1.2, whole genome shotgun sequence includes these proteins:
- the AFMID gene encoding kynurenine formamidase isoform X1 — translation MDVLGGNHRHEAPWKRMSKEELDNQYSPSRWVIRLGAEEAMRTYSQIGSEAGEEVPPVHLPHFIGEEGECDDGPVTKRARATGRSLLDVPYGEGEGEKLDIYLPEAVSEAMPFLVFFHGGYWQSGSKDTSAFMVSPLTAQGVAVVVVAYDIAPKGTLDQMVDQVTQSIVFVQKRYPGNQGIYLCGHSAGAQLAAMMLLANWIKHGVTPNLKGFFLLSGVYDLEPIMHTSENAPLLPTLEDAQRNSPLWQLETAPTQPADPACRILVTVGQHDSPEFRRQSREFHQTLCRGGWKASFAELHDVDHFEILWNLTQEDYVLTQIILKTIFQQS, via the exons ATGGACGTCTTGGGCGGAAATCACAGGCACGAGGCTCCCTGGAAGAGGATGTCTAAAGAG GAGCTGGATAACCAGTATTCCCCCAGCAGATGGGTCATCCGACTGGGAGCAGAGGAGGCCATGAGGACCTATTCACAGATAGGCAGCGAAG CCGGCGAAGAGGTGCCGCCGGTGCATCTGCCCCATTTCATTGGTGAAGAAGGGGAGTGTGATGATGGGCCAG TCACCAAGAGGGCCCGGGCCACCGGGAGGAGCCTGCTTGATGTCCCCTACGGAGAGGGCGAAGGAGAGAAATTGGACATCTACCTTCCCGAGGCAGTATCTGAAG CCATGCCTTTCCTGGTGTTTTTTCACGGAGGATACTGGCAGAGCGGAAG TAAAGACACGTCAGCCTTCATGGTCAGCCCACTGACAGCACAGGGAGTGGCCGTGGTGGTAGTGGCTTATGACATTGCTCCCAAAG GCACCCTGGACCAGATGGTCGACCAGGTGACCCAGAGCATCGTGTTTGTCCAGAAGCGGTATCCAGGCAACCA GGGAATTTACCTGTGTGGACACTCTGCTGGGGCCCAGCTCGCTGCCATGATGCTCCTGGCCAACTGGATCAAGCATGGAGTCACGCCCAACCTCAAAG GCTTCTTCCTGCTGAGCGGGGTTTACGACCTGGAGCCCATCATGCACACCTCTGAGAATGCCCCCCTCCTCCCGACCCT GGAGGATGCTCAGAGGAACAGCCCGCTGTGGCAACTGGAGACGGCCCCCACCCAGCCTGCGGATCCAGCCTGCCGCATCCTGGTGACTGTCGGCCAGCACGACAGCCCAGAATTCCGCCGACAGTCCAGGGAGTTTCATCAG ACGTTGTGCCGAGGAGGGTGGAAAGCCTCCTTTGCAGAGCTCCACGATGTGGACCACTTTGAAATCCTCTGGAATCTAACCCAGGAGGACTATGTGCTCACCCAG attattttgaaaacaatctTCCAGCAGTCCTGA
- the AFMID gene encoding kynurenine formamidase isoform X2 codes for MDVLGGNHRHEAPWKRMSKEELDNQYSPSRWVIRLGAEEAMRTYSQIGSEVTKRARATGRSLLDVPYGEGEGEKLDIYLPEAVSEAMPFLVFFHGGYWQSGSKDTSAFMVSPLTAQGVAVVVVAYDIAPKGTLDQMVDQVTQSIVFVQKRYPGNQGIYLCGHSAGAQLAAMMLLANWIKHGVTPNLKGFFLLSGVYDLEPIMHTSENAPLLPTLEDAQRNSPLWQLETAPTQPADPACRILVTVGQHDSPEFRRQSREFHQTLCRGGWKASFAELHDVDHFEILWNLTQEDYVLTQIILKTIFQQS; via the exons ATGGACGTCTTGGGCGGAAATCACAGGCACGAGGCTCCCTGGAAGAGGATGTCTAAAGAG GAGCTGGATAACCAGTATTCCCCCAGCAGATGGGTCATCCGACTGGGAGCAGAGGAGGCCATGAGGACCTATTCACAGATAGGCAGCGAAG TCACCAAGAGGGCCCGGGCCACCGGGAGGAGCCTGCTTGATGTCCCCTACGGAGAGGGCGAAGGAGAGAAATTGGACATCTACCTTCCCGAGGCAGTATCTGAAG CCATGCCTTTCCTGGTGTTTTTTCACGGAGGATACTGGCAGAGCGGAAG TAAAGACACGTCAGCCTTCATGGTCAGCCCACTGACAGCACAGGGAGTGGCCGTGGTGGTAGTGGCTTATGACATTGCTCCCAAAG GCACCCTGGACCAGATGGTCGACCAGGTGACCCAGAGCATCGTGTTTGTCCAGAAGCGGTATCCAGGCAACCA GGGAATTTACCTGTGTGGACACTCTGCTGGGGCCCAGCTCGCTGCCATGATGCTCCTGGCCAACTGGATCAAGCATGGAGTCACGCCCAACCTCAAAG GCTTCTTCCTGCTGAGCGGGGTTTACGACCTGGAGCCCATCATGCACACCTCTGAGAATGCCCCCCTCCTCCCGACCCT GGAGGATGCTCAGAGGAACAGCCCGCTGTGGCAACTGGAGACGGCCCCCACCCAGCCTGCGGATCCAGCCTGCCGCATCCTGGTGACTGTCGGCCAGCACGACAGCCCAGAATTCCGCCGACAGTCCAGGGAGTTTCATCAG ACGTTGTGCCGAGGAGGGTGGAAAGCCTCCTTTGCAGAGCTCCACGATGTGGACCACTTTGAAATCCTCTGGAATCTAACCCAGGAGGACTATGTGCTCACCCAG attattttgaaaacaatctTCCAGCAGTCCTGA
- the AFMID gene encoding kynurenine formamidase isoform X3, with protein sequence MGHPTGSRGGHEDLFTDRQRRQSPRGPGPPGGACLMSPTERAKERNWTSTFPRQYLKPCLSWCFFTEDTGRAEGTLDQMVDQVTQSIVFVQKRYPGNQGIYLCGHSAGAQLAAMMLLANWIKHGVTPNLKGFFLLSGVYDLEPIMHTSENAPLLPTLEDAQRNSPLWQLETAPTQPADPACRILVTVGQHDSPEFRRQSREFHQTLCRGGWKASFAELHDVDHFEILWNLTQEDYVLTQIILKTIFQQS encoded by the exons ATGGGTCATCCGACTGGGAGCAGAGGAGGCCATGAGGACCTATTCACAGATAGGCAGCGAAG ACAGTCACCAAGAGGGCCCGGGCCACCGGGAGGAGCCTGCTTGATGTCCCCTACGGAGAGGGCGAAGGAGAGAAATTGGACATCTACCTTCCCGAGGCAGTATCTGAAG CCATGCCTTTCCTGGTGTTTTTTCACGGAGGATACTGGCAGAGCGGAAG GCACCCTGGACCAGATGGTCGACCAGGTGACCCAGAGCATCGTGTTTGTCCAGAAGCGGTATCCAGGCAACCA GGGAATTTACCTGTGTGGACACTCTGCTGGGGCCCAGCTCGCTGCCATGATGCTCCTGGCCAACTGGATCAAGCATGGAGTCACGCCCAACCTCAAAG GCTTCTTCCTGCTGAGCGGGGTTTACGACCTGGAGCCCATCATGCACACCTCTGAGAATGCCCCCCTCCTCCCGACCCT GGAGGATGCTCAGAGGAACAGCCCGCTGTGGCAACTGGAGACGGCCCCCACCCAGCCTGCGGATCCAGCCTGCCGCATCCTGGTGACTGTCGGCCAGCACGACAGCCCAGAATTCCGCCGACAGTCCAGGGAGTTTCATCAG ACGTTGTGCCGAGGAGGGTGGAAAGCCTCCTTTGCAGAGCTCCACGATGTGGACCACTTTGAAATCCTCTGGAATCTAACCCAGGAGGACTATGTGCTCACCCAG attattttgaaaacaatctTCCAGCAGTCCTGA
- the AFMID gene encoding kynurenine formamidase isoform X5, whose amino-acid sequence MDVLGGNHRHEAPWKRMSKEELDNQYSPSRWVIRLGAEEAMRTYSQIGSEVTKRARATGRSLLDVPYGEGEGEKLDIYLPEAVSEAMPFLVFFHGGYWQSGRHPGPDGRPGDPEHRVCPEAVSRQPTLCRGGWKASFAELHDVDHFEILWNLTQEDYVLTQIILKTIFQQS is encoded by the exons ATGGACGTCTTGGGCGGAAATCACAGGCACGAGGCTCCCTGGAAGAGGATGTCTAAAGAG GAGCTGGATAACCAGTATTCCCCCAGCAGATGGGTCATCCGACTGGGAGCAGAGGAGGCCATGAGGACCTATTCACAGATAGGCAGCGAAG TCACCAAGAGGGCCCGGGCCACCGGGAGGAGCCTGCTTGATGTCCCCTACGGAGAGGGCGAAGGAGAGAAATTGGACATCTACCTTCCCGAGGCAGTATCTGAAG CCATGCCTTTCCTGGTGTTTTTTCACGGAGGATACTGGCAGAGCGGAAG GCACCCTGGACCAGATGGTCGACCAGGTGACCCAGAGCATCGTGTTTGTCCAGAAGCGGTATCCAGGCAACCA ACGTTGTGCCGAGGAGGGTGGAAAGCCTCCTTTGCAGAGCTCCACGATGTGGACCACTTTGAAATCCTCTGGAATCTAACCCAGGAGGACTATGTGCTCACCCAG attattttgaaaacaatctTCCAGCAGTCCTGA
- the AFMID gene encoding kynurenine formamidase isoform X4 — protein sequence MDVLGGNHRHEAPWKRMSKEELDNQYSPSRWVIRLGAEEAMRTYSQIGSEVTKRARATGRSLLDVPYGEGEGEKLDIYLPEAVSEAMPFLVFFHGGYWQSGSKDTSAFMVSPLTAQGVAVVVVAYDIAPKGTLDQMVDQVTQSIVFVQKRYPGNQGIYLCGHSAGAQLAAMMLLANWIKHGVTPNLKGFFLLSGVYDLEPIMHTSENAPLLPTLRCAEEGGKPPLQSSTMWTTLKSSGI from the exons ATGGACGTCTTGGGCGGAAATCACAGGCACGAGGCTCCCTGGAAGAGGATGTCTAAAGAG GAGCTGGATAACCAGTATTCCCCCAGCAGATGGGTCATCCGACTGGGAGCAGAGGAGGCCATGAGGACCTATTCACAGATAGGCAGCGAAG TCACCAAGAGGGCCCGGGCCACCGGGAGGAGCCTGCTTGATGTCCCCTACGGAGAGGGCGAAGGAGAGAAATTGGACATCTACCTTCCCGAGGCAGTATCTGAAG CCATGCCTTTCCTGGTGTTTTTTCACGGAGGATACTGGCAGAGCGGAAG TAAAGACACGTCAGCCTTCATGGTCAGCCCACTGACAGCACAGGGAGTGGCCGTGGTGGTAGTGGCTTATGACATTGCTCCCAAAG GCACCCTGGACCAGATGGTCGACCAGGTGACCCAGAGCATCGTGTTTGTCCAGAAGCGGTATCCAGGCAACCA GGGAATTTACCTGTGTGGACACTCTGCTGGGGCCCAGCTCGCTGCCATGATGCTCCTGGCCAACTGGATCAAGCATGGAGTCACGCCCAACCTCAAAG GCTTCTTCCTGCTGAGCGGGGTTTACGACCTGGAGCCCATCATGCACACCTCTGAGAATGCCCCCCTCCTCCCGACCCT ACGTTGTGCCGAGGAGGGTGGAAAGCCTCCTTTGCAGAGCTCCACGATGTGGACCACTTTGAAATCCTCTGGAATCTAA
- the TK1 gene encoding thymidine kinase, cytosolic — protein sequence MSCINLPNVLPGSPSKTRGQIQVILGPMFSGKSTELMRRVRRFQIAQYKCLVIKYAKDTRYSSLFSTHDRNTMEALPACLLRDVIQDAQGVAVIGIDEGQFFPDIVEFCENMANSGKTVIVAALDGTFQRKAFGTILNLVPLAESVVKLTAVCMECFREAAYTKRLGVEKEVEVIGGADKYHSVCRLCYFKKASGQPAVLDSEENKENCPMTLVKPAEAPGARKLFAPHILQCSQAN from the exons ATGAGCTGCATCAACCTGCCCAATGTgctgccaggctcccccagcaAGACCCGGGGGCAGATCCAG GTGATTCTCGGACCCATGTTCTCAGGAAAAAG TACTGAGCTGATGAGACGGGTCCGTCGCTTCCAGATTGCCCAGTACAAGTGCCTGGTGATCAAATATGCCAAAGACACGCGTTACAGCAGCCTCTTCTCCACACATGACCG GAACACCATGGAGGCCCTGCCAGCCTGTCTGCTCCGGGATGTGATCCAGGATGCCCAGGGCGTGGCCGTCATAGGCATCGACGAAGGGCAGTTT TTCCCTGACATCGTGGAGTTCTGCGAAAACATGGCCAACTCGGGGAAGACCGTCATCGTGGCTGCGCTGGATGGGACCTTCCAGAGGAAG GCTTTCGGGACCATCCTGAACCTGGTGCCCCTGGCAGAGAGCGTGGTCAAGCTGACGGCGGTGTGCATGGAGTGCTTCAGAGAGGCCGCCTACACCAAGAGGCTGGGCGTGGAGAAGGAG GTCGAGGTCATCGGAGGAGCAGACAAGTACCACTCCGTGTGCCGCCTGTGCTATTTCAAGAAGGCCTCTGGTCAGCCCGCCGTGCTGGACAGCGAAGAGAATAAGGAGAACTGCCCGATGACGCTGGTAAAGCCCGCGGAGGCCCCAGGAGCCCGGAAGCTGTTTGCCCCTCATATCCTGCAGTGCAGTCAGGCCAACTGA
- the SYNGR2 gene encoding synaptogyrin-2 isoform X1 — MESGAYGAAKAGGSFDLRRFLTQPQVVVRAVCLVFALIVFSCIFGEGYSNTHNSQQQYCVFNRNEDACRYGAAIGVLAFLASAFFFVVDVYFPQISNATDRKYLVIGDLLFSALWTFLWFVGFCFLTNQWAATKVDDVRIGADSARAAITFSFFSIFSWGVLASLAYQRYKAGVDDFIQNYVDPTPDPNTAYASYPGVPADTYQQPPFTQNAESTEGYQPPPVY; from the exons ATGGAGAGTGGGGCGTACGGCGCGGCCAAGGCGGGCGGCTCCTTCGACCTGCGACGCTTCCTGACGCAGCCGCAGGTGGTGGTGCGTGCTGTCTGCTTG GTCTTCGCCTTGATTGTCTTCTCGTGTATCTTCGGCGAGGGCTACAGCAACACCCACAATTCCCAGCAGCAGTACTGCGTGTTCAACCGCAACGAGGACGCCTGCCGCTACGGCGCCGCCATCGGGGTGTTGGCCTTCTTGGCCTCAGCCTTCTTCTTCGTGGTTGACGTCTATTTCCCCCAGATCAGCAATGCCACTGACCGCAAGTACCTGGTCATCGGTGACCTGCTCTTCTCAG CTCTCTGGACCTTCCTGTGGTTCGTTGGGTTCTGCTTCCTCACCAACCAGTGGGCGGCCACCAAGGTGGACGACGTGCGTATAGGAGCCGATTCAGCCCGGGCGGCcatcaccttcagcttcttctccATCTTCTCCTGG GGCGTGCTGGCCTCCCTGGCCTACCAGCGCTACAAGGCTGGAGTGGATGACTTCATCCAGAACTACGTGGACCCCACTCCGGACCCGAACACGGCCTACGCCTCCTACCCAGGTGTGCCCGCGGACACCTACCAGCAGCCGCCCTTCACCCAGAACGCTGAGAGCACGGAGGGCTACCAGCCGCCCCCTGTGTACTGA
- the SYNGR2 gene encoding synaptogyrin-2 isoform X2, with protein MESGAYGAAKAGGSFDLRRFLTQPQVVVFALIVFSCIFGEGYSNTHNSQQQYCVFNRNEDACRYGAAIGVLAFLASAFFFVVDVYFPQISNATDRKYLVIGDLLFSALWTFLWFVGFCFLTNQWAATKVDDVRIGADSARAAITFSFFSIFSWGVLASLAYQRYKAGVDDFIQNYVDPTPDPNTAYASYPGVPADTYQQPPFTQNAESTEGYQPPPVY; from the exons ATGGAGAGTGGGGCGTACGGCGCGGCCAAGGCGGGCGGCTCCTTCGACCTGCGACGCTTCCTGACGCAGCCGCAGGTGGTG GTCTTCGCCTTGATTGTCTTCTCGTGTATCTTCGGCGAGGGCTACAGCAACACCCACAATTCCCAGCAGCAGTACTGCGTGTTCAACCGCAACGAGGACGCCTGCCGCTACGGCGCCGCCATCGGGGTGTTGGCCTTCTTGGCCTCAGCCTTCTTCTTCGTGGTTGACGTCTATTTCCCCCAGATCAGCAATGCCACTGACCGCAAGTACCTGGTCATCGGTGACCTGCTCTTCTCAG CTCTCTGGACCTTCCTGTGGTTCGTTGGGTTCTGCTTCCTCACCAACCAGTGGGCGGCCACCAAGGTGGACGACGTGCGTATAGGAGCCGATTCAGCCCGGGCGGCcatcaccttcagcttcttctccATCTTCTCCTGG GGCGTGCTGGCCTCCCTGGCCTACCAGCGCTACAAGGCTGGAGTGGATGACTTCATCCAGAACTACGTGGACCCCACTCCGGACCCGAACACGGCCTACGCCTCCTACCCAGGTGTGCCCGCGGACACCTACCAGCAGCCGCCCTTCACCCAGAACGCTGAGAGCACGGAGGGCTACCAGCCGCCCCCTGTGTACTGA